A window of Panthera leo isolate Ple1 chromosome D2, P.leo_Ple1_pat1.1, whole genome shotgun sequence contains these coding sequences:
- the HPS6 gene encoding Hermansky-Pudlak syndrome 6 protein produces the protein MKRMGTLRQLSDLSHFSGAARLRELLAADPAVKVRCSPDGRHLLLLRSPGAPCPQLLVAVRGSDAELERAWPAGHPSPLDAFFLPWPARPALVLVWESGLAEVWGAGVGPGWRLLRSTELCPAGGACVVAVAVLRGRLVWCEERQAGAEGQLGLPAAFSHCVCFRTLEPNGEGGTNLGRTHVLLHHCPSFGLLASRKDLFLVPTATTWPGVGHILLTWSPGKGKVMVVAPCLGLSHCKSLNPVRGDTWDFRTLLRGLPGLLSPMKPLTVHTWAPTPQGLLLLDFRGTVSLVQTHGGTRTVGTLQEAPVGLAGSAALGTFHGTLACVLGSTLELLDMGSGQLLERKVLSTDRVHLLAPPAPGMEDEEELETRGGLRLLSALGLFRVGWEAPQGLEVPSAEDLVFEEACEYYQRRSLRGAQLTPEELKHNSTFRAPQALASILQGHVSPSTLVTTLRAELRDYRALDQLKAHLVAGDDEEAGWTELAEHEVARLLRTELMGDQLVQLNTVFQALPTAAWGAVLRALQLQPDGNGRLRSHAPPDVWKKVLGGTSAGKEPPNGILPLFELLCQCLCRLEPRWLPPFVELAQQQGGPGWGAGGPGLPLYRRALAVLGEEETRSEALELELLLGSGRPKAVLQAVGQLVQKEQWQRALEAGLALGPSSPLLRSEIFKLLLAEFARHRRLDAYLPHLRRLCPPDLTPAELLLLIRTHLPDELEPPTPFPKPGTEPPLTVGLLRALLEQTGAQGRPLGPVLSLYEDILCDPGTPPPTPPRGPMTTLQTSDHPVLEAWAPSGQGLCVTDTG, from the coding sequence ATGAAGCGTATGGGGACTCTGCGCCAGCTTTCGGATCTCAGCCACTTCAGCGGCGCGGCCCGGCTCCGGGAGTTGCTGGCCGCGGACCCAGCCGTAAAAGTCCGCTGCAGCCCAGACGGCCGCCACCTGCTGCTCCTCCGATCCCCGGGGGCGCCGTGCCCACAGCTGCTGGTGGCGGTGCGTGGCTCCGACGCGGAGCTGGAGCGTGCCTGGCCCGCTGGCCACCCCTCACCGCTAGACGCCTTCTTCCTGCCGTGGCCGGCGCGACCGGCGCTGGTCCTGGTGTGGGAGAGTGGCCTAGCCGAGGTgtggggcgccggggtggggCCTGGCTGGCGGCTGCTGAGGAGTACCGAGCTGTGTCCAGCCGGTGGAGCCTGTGTGGTGGCCGTGGCGGTGCTCCGAGGCCGCCTGGTGTGGTGCGAGGAGCGTCAGGCTGGCGCGGAGGGCCAGCTGGGACTGCCTGCTGCTTTCAGCCATTGCGTGTGCTTCCGAACCCTGGAGCCCAACGGAGAGGGCGGCACCAACCTGGGCCGCACACATGTCTTGCTGCACCACTGCCCCTCTTTTGGGCTGCTGGCCTCCCGCAAGGACCTCTTCCTGGTGCCCACTGCCACCACCTGGCCTGGTGTGGGTCATATTCTGCTCACTTGGAGCCCAGGCAAGGGCAAGGTGATGGTGGTTGCCCCATGTCTTGGCCTCTCCCACTGTAAGAGCCTGAATCCCGTACGAGGGGACACATGGGACTTCCGGACACTGCTCCGAGGCCTTCCTGGGCTGCTGTCCCCCATGAAGCCATTGACTGTACATACCTGGGCCCCAACTCCCCAGGGCCTGCTATTGCTTGACTTCAGGGGCACTGTGAGCCTGGTGCAGACCCATGGTGGTACCCGGACTGTAGGCACGCTGCAGGAGGCACCTGTAGGCCTGGCAGGGTCTGCAGCACTGGGAACATTTCATGGTACTCTGGCCTGTGTGCTGGGCTCCACGTTGGAACTGCTGGACATGGGCAGCGGGCAGCTGCTGGAGAGAAAGGTCCTAAGTACAGACCGAGTACATTTATtggcacccccagcccctggcatgGAGGATGAGGAAGAGTTGGAGACCCGAGGGGGTCTTCGTTTGCTTTCAGCCTTGGGTTTGTTTCGAGTAGGCTGGGAAGCCCCACAGGGCCTTGAAGTGCCTTCAGCTGAAGACCTGGTGTTTGAGGAGGCCTGCGAGTACTACCAGCGGCGGAGTCTACGGGGTGCCCAGCTTACCCCAGAGGAACTGAAACACAACAGCACATTCCGGGCGCCTCAGGCCCTGGCCTCCATTCTCCAGGGACATGTGTCCCCATCTACACTAGTGACCACACTGAGGGCTGAGCTTCGAGATTACCGGGCCTTAGATCAGCTCAAAGCCCACCTGGTGGCTGGGGATGATGAGGAGGCTGGCTGGACTGAGCTGGCAGAGCACGAAGTGGCACGTTTGCTGAGGACCGAGTTGATGGGAGACCAGCTGGTCCAGCTCAACACTGTTTTCCAAGCCCTTCCTACAGCAGCCTGGGGTGCAGTCCTCAGGGCCCTGCAGCTCCAGCCAGATGGGAATGGCAGGCTGAGGTCCCATGCTCCCCCTGATGTGTGGAAGAAGGTACTGGGGGGTACTTCAGCTGGAAAGGAACCCCCCAATGGGATACTGCCCCTCTTTGAACTCCTGTGCCAGTGCCTCTGCCGGCTGGAGCCTCGATGGCTGCCACCCTTTGTGGAGTTGGCACAGCAGCAGGGTGGGccgggctggggggcagggggcccaggGTTGCCCCTGTATCGCCGAGCCCTGGCAGTACTGGGTGAGGAGGAGACCAGGTCTGAGGCACTGGAGCTGGAGCTGCTCTTGGGCAGTGGGCGGCCCAAAGCTGTCCTCCAAGCTGTGGGCCAGCTGGTGCAAAAGGAGCAGTGGCAGCGGGCCCTGGAGGCAGGCCTGGCCCttggcccctccagccccctgctTCGAAGCGAGATCTTCAAACTGCTGTTGGCCGAATTTGCCCGGCACCGCCGACTTGATGCTTATCTCCCCCACCTTCGCCGCCTATGCCCACCAGACCTAACTCCAGCTGAGCTCCTGCTTCTAATACGGACACACCTCCCagatgagttggagccccccaccccattccctaAGCCTGGAACAGAGCCCCCTCTCACTGTGGGGTTGCTCAGAGCCCTGCTGGAGCAGACTGGGGCTCAAGGACGGCCCTTGGGCCCGGTTCTAAGCCTGTATGAGGACATCCTATGCGACCCGGgcactccaccccccaccccacctcggGGACCCATGACTACCCTCCAGACATCAGACCACCCAGTCTTGGAGGCCTGGGCACCATCTGGACAGGGCCTCTGTGTGACTGACACAGgctaa